In Weissella tructae, the DNA window ATGTTCTACTATATGATTCCGTACTTTATTTTGTTGTCATTAGGTGCGAAAAATGTCGATGTTGTGCTAATTCTAGCGCTCCACATTTTGATTGTGATGGTGATTTCACTATTTCCGATTCCAGGTGGATCGGGTGGTGCTGAAGTTGGATTTGCGGTCCTATTTCAACAATTCCTGCCCACACATGCTAAATTGATGTTAGCAATGTTGTTGTGGCGTTTGATTACGTATTATTTGGGGATGGTGGCAGGTGTTATTGCCTTCGGTATTCCAACAACAAAACAAAAAATGCGTCAAACAAATTAATTTAGGTTCAATTAATGCCCTGCTGTTACCATATACTATTGGTGCACGGGCTTTTTCAATTCAAAAAAATTTAGATGGGGTATATCATCATGAAGAATGTTGTGACAGCGCTAAAGCGTGGGTTATTAACAACAACGATGGGATTCTTTATCCTGAACGTCTTCTTGATTTGGCTAAAAACATATTGGTCATATCACGAAAACTTTTCATTAGGGGTAGCAGGATCTACGCAGCAATTTTTGCTTTTCTTTAATCCAATTCCAACAGCGATTATTTTAATTGGTATTGGACTTTACTTTAGAGGGAAGATTGCTTATTGGATTATGCTGTTAATGAACTTAATCCAATCTGTATGGCTATTCTCAAATATGCTTTACTATCGTGAGTTTTCAGATTTCTTATCAATGAACATCATGACTTCAGGTGGTTCAGCTGGAGAAAACTTATCAAAAGCGTTGGGTGGCTTAATTAAGCCGACTGACTTCTTAGTTTTCGTTGATATCATTATCATCGTGGCTTTGTTGGCCTTTAGCGTGATGAAAGTGGATCATAAGCGTCTACGTACACGTGTGGCTTTGAGTTTGACAACATTGGGATTTGTTTTGATGTTTGCAGGCTATGGCTTAGCGGAAAACGACCGTTCAGGACTGTTAACACGTACATTTGATAATAACTATATTGTTAAATACTTAGGGCTAAATGAATATGCGGCTTATAACATCTATAAGACGCAACAAACAGCTAAGGTCCGTAACAAAGCGGTCGAGGCAGACCTTAAACCCGTTCAAAAGTTCGTGACGGATAATCAAACAACACAAAATCCTGAATACTTTGGTCAAGCTAAGGGTAAGAACGTTATTATGTTCCATTTGGAATCTTTCCAACAATTCTTGATTGATTACAAGGTTGACGGAGAAGAAGTAACACCGAACTTGAATAAGTTCTATCATGACCAATCAACATTGGCATTTGATAATGTTTACAACCAAGTTGGACAAGGTAAGACTGCTGACGCAGAAATGATGTTAGAGACTGGCTTGTTTGGAACTGCATCAGGATCAGCCATGGTTAACTATGGAACAACCAATACCTTCCAAGCAGTGCCGGGAATTCTTGGGCAACAAGGATATACTTCAGCGTCCTTCCACGGAGCAGGGGCAAGTTTCTGGAATCGCGATAATACGTATAAGTCATGGGGATATGATTTCTTCTTCAGTAAGCCTTTCTATAAGTATGCTGATGATGAGAAGAACAATTATGGTTACGGATTAAAGGACAAGTTGTTCCTAAAAGAGACGGCTGGTTACTTAGATCAAATGCCACAACCGTTCTATTCAAAAATCATTACGGTGTCAAATCATTATCCTTATGATTTTGATGACCAAAATATCTCAATTAAAAAGACAAATACAGGATCAAAGACGGTTGATGGGTATGTGCAAACTGCCCGCTACTTAGATCAAGCATTCGGTGAATTCCTACAATACTTGAAGGACTCTGGTCTGTATGATGATACATTG includes these proteins:
- a CDS encoding LTA synthase family protein, with amino-acid sequence MKNVVTALKRGLLTTTMGFFILNVFLIWLKTYWSYHENFSLGVAGSTQQFLLFFNPIPTAIILIGIGLYFRGKIAYWIMLLMNLIQSVWLFSNMLYYREFSDFLSMNIMTSGGSAGENLSKALGGLIKPTDFLVFVDIIIIVALLAFSVMKVDHKRLRTRVALSLTTLGFVLMFAGYGLAENDRSGLLTRTFDNNYIVKYLGLNEYAAYNIYKTQQTAKVRNKAVEADLKPVQKFVTDNQTTQNPEYFGQAKGKNVIMFHLESFQQFLIDYKVDGEEVTPNLNKFYHDQSTLAFDNVYNQVGQGKTADAEMMLETGLFGTASGSAMVNYGTTNTFQAVPGILGQQGYTSASFHGAGASFWNRDNTYKSWGYDFFFSKPFYKYADDEKNNYGYGLKDKLFLKETAGYLDQMPQPFYSKIITVSNHYPYDFDDQNISIKKTNTGSKTVDGYVQTARYLDQAFGEFLQYLKDSGLYDDTLLVLYGDHYGISENHPKAIATLLGKDEINDVDLMNWQKVPFMMHAPGIKGYEDHTYGGEIDIMPTVLNLLGVSTKDKIIFGQDMLAKDNKQIVSFRNGNWVTDKYMRSGSKYYDMQSGKEVYPESDEAVKKYVKKTQDHVNATLMNSDAVQTSDLLRFHDLENFTPIKPRDYSYKVNDTMDKLKTLEKTHDTVMKKNKGKETSYTTDAPEIGGKPQTIKGE